TATTCGTCCGTAGTCACTTAAGGTTACCTTCAACTGATTTTTTTCTACTGTAAGGTAGTCATTGGAGCGGAGCTTTACTGTTACATGTTCGGTAGCAGTATAACTCCCCGAACTATAGCTAAAAGTCAAGGTTGTAATCCAATGGCGTGGGACGTAAGGTTTAAATTTTAGCTGCAAAGGTTGGTGGTTGTTATCGAAACTTTCCAGCGTCCCCAATTTGTTAGGCGTAGTTATTTGATCTGTATTTACTTCAAAAAACCTACTATCTCCCGTTACTTTTATTTTCACTAAATCATTGGTAGCTGTGAGTAAATTGGTAAATACAGAGCGGATATTTAGTACCTGATCTTGCTCATCCAGCTGCAAAACTTGGGTGGTTCTAATCGATGGTGAAGGTTTGGCAGTAAGTGCCCTTAGAATGTTAAGCCTACCCGCACCCAGTTGTTGTTGATATGCAGGTTTGTTCAAGTGGTCTATATTGTCGCTGGTTACTCTCAACAATTCGCCAATTTGCAGTCCGGTCAGGTGTGGCTTTTTTGATTTGACCAATGCTGCTGCACCTGCCACCACTGCCGAAGACATAGAAGTGCCTCTTTTGGTTTCAAAGCGACCATTGGCTGCAGTGCTTATAATTTGTTCGCCAGGAGCACTTATGTCTGTATTTAACCCATAATTACTTATAGGAGATTTTACATCTTGGGTGTCTACACTGGCCACACTTAGCACAAACTGATAAGTAGAAGGAGCTTGTAATGAACTATTGCTACTGTTATTACCTGCTGATGTTACCACCAAGGCTCCTTTCTGTGTAGCATAAGCGATCATCTCTTGTTCAAACTTAGAATGCAAGTTAGTGGCTCTGCCCCAGGAAACATTAATTATATCTGCCCCTTGATCTGCGGCGTACTTGATGGCTTCATACCCTCTTGCAATGGTATCGGAGGGGGTGTCATCACTTACCTTAAAAATCATTAGTTTGCACTGGGGAGCTATTCCTGCAATCCCAAAGTGGTTGTTCATAATGGCTCCGGCAATGCCTGCTACATGGGTGCCGTGTTCTTGTCCATTGTTGCCAATGTCAGGGTTATTGTCAGGCTTAGGCGAAGCCAGCGAACTACCTATTAAATCCCAGCCCTTGTAATTATCTACCAACCCGTCGTGGTCATCATCTAGTTTATTGCCAGGAATTTCACCTTTATTGATATAGATGTTATCTGCCAAATCAGGGTGATCTATATCTATACCAGTATCTATAATAGCAATTACTACATCAGCAGCGCCTTTGGTAATGCCCCACGCCAAATCAGCTTGTACTTTCTTGATGTATGCTTCTTGTTTGTGGTAAGAGGGGTCATTGGGGGTGTTATCAATTGTGTGCAGGTAGCTTGGTTCACCATATTCAACAAGACCAGAACTTTTTACCTGTTGAATTGCTTCCATTACTGTAAGAGTAGATTGGTAGCGAACGCGATAAAACAGGCTGACATCATTGGCTTGAATGTACCTTGCCTGATTGGAGGGAGCCACCGCCGATTTAGAAGCAACAGGTGGAGAGAATATAGGCTGTATTTGCCCTTTTATTTGGGCAAGGTTTTGCTGAAAATCGCCAGAATAAATAGACTGGGTACGTACTACCTGATGAGCGGTAGGTTTGAGTTTCACAACAAAAGTGCGTGCTTCATAGGCTTGACCCTCGAGCAGCTTTTTACTGGTTTGAGCTTGAGCAGTAAGCTGTGTTACGATTGTGAGAATGAAAACTATAAAACAGCGCAAAAATATTGTGTTCATAAGGGGGGGTGACTTGTTTTTGTAAATATAGAGTTCAAGGGAGATAAAAATAAAATTTTTGCTGTGAATAGATAAAATAAAAGAGATATGCCCAAGTAGACATATCTCTTTATAAAGAATCCAGCTCAAATTTTACAAATAAAAGAGGGATTTAATCTATTGCAATTCTTCTGAGCCCTTTATTTTTACGAGTCACTATTTCTAATAAATACACCCCTTTGCTCAAACCCGATAAATCAAGTGATTCTTTAAATGTCAGGCTTTTTTTATCAAAAATTGTTTGGAATACTACCTTTCCGCTTAGGTCAGTCACATTTACCTGCACCTGCCCGATATCCGAAGTGTTCAGCTCGACTGTTATTTTACCAAGACTTGGCACTGGGTAAGCCTTGATACTTTTTGAGAAATCGGTGCTGTGAAGACTGGTTGGTACCCTGTTTGAAAGTGCAGTACAGCCTCCAATGGTGACCGCTACACTGTAGGTGCCCCTGACTGTGGCAGTATAGGTTTGACTAGTGGCTCCATTAATTGCCACATCATCTTTATACCATTGATAAGCATCACCTGCTGACGCATTCAGTATCACTGTATTTTGATCTACCACAGTTGTGCTCAGCGATGGAGAATGTTTAGGATTAATACTGACAAGGTCAACCTTTTGCTCTACAATAGAACCATTAGCGGTTAGCTTTACTGTATTCTTTGTGGCGGTTTGGGCAAGGTAGACTACTTGATGAGGGCCTACCCCCACAGCAGTTCTAGGCGATGCATTGGCGCCAAAATCCCAGGTAAGACTTGTAATACTACCAGTAGATGTATTGGTAAAAGTAACTAATTGTCCTGCACACCCAGTAATATTGGTTGCTGTGAACCCTGCTACTGGAGGACCAGCCACTGGTCCTGTCATTACAAAATCATCTAATGCCACACCTGCATCTGTAGTAGCAGCATCGCTCAAAAACACGAACCTAAATGCTACTCCATCGGCATTGCCACCCAAAAAGGAGAGATCGGTAGCATAGGTTACAAACTCCCCGCTGGTACTGCCACTAAACAAAGGAGTTCGAATGCCAAATATAGACTCAGGATGCGAAATTTGATTATACCAACCTTCTTCTTGTTTGTTGTTTAGCTTAAACCAGGTTTGTCCTTTATCGGTAGTATACTCTACAATAAACCCGTCCCAGTTGTCTTCAAATTTATGTTTGGCTTTAAATTCAAGTGTATAGGTACCCAAATAAGTGAAATCAAACAGGGGCGTATACAAGTGTGCTCTAGAGTCATCAATATAATTGTCTGACAAACCTGTTACCCAGGCAGATTCGCCAGAGGCGGTACCATCTTTACCTGCGACAGTAGATTTACCTCTTTCAAACTTAGTTCCTGCAGTATTTTTAGCAGCAAAATCCTGGGCGTTTACATCAAAGTTTCCTCCATCAGCCAAACCATAATTAGATGGCTTGGAGGGTAAAACAGTTACATACCCTGTTTTTGTTGTGGTTTTTGCCCCACCCGACCCATTAATACTTAACTTAACATTATACACCCCTGGGTTGGTATATTTATGACCAGGGTTTTCGGTAGTAGCAGTTCCTCCATCGCCAAAATCCCAGTTAAACGAAGTGGCTCCACTTGAACGGTAATTGAACTGAACACTTTCATTGACATAACTTACAGTATTGTTGGCTTCAAACTCTGCGATTGGATCAGTAAATGCAATTTCAAAATCATCAATCATAAACCCATCTTCATAATCTTCAGGATCACTACCTGCACTTACTCCTACCACAAAGCGGAATGCTACCCCTGTATTGCCTTTTAAGAAGGACACATCATACTCCGTTTGTTCATTAATAGTACCATCAGCTGTTGCCGCAGTCCATCCATCCTGACTCAATGAAGGAAATATGTCTCTGTTAATATTACAACCCGTAAATGTTCCTCGGTTATACCAGTTTACAGCTCCAAACGTAGGTTTGCTTGACCCCAGTATGTCCCAGGTTTTGCCTCCATCGGTACTATATTGTACTTGCATTGCAATTGGTGCATTGCAATACTTTGTTTTAATACTTTTTTTGAATTTTAATTTATAAGCACCAGCAGTACTTGTAAAGTTAAAACTTGGCGTATATAGTGCCGATGCGTAACTAAAGGCTTCATTTTTTATATTGGCAGTGAGCCCTGTTTTCCAGGCATTGCTACCAGAGGCGGTAGTGTTAAGTGTACCAGTAGGTGTACCTAGCTCCCAGTTATTGACCCCATGAAGCAAAGACTTGCCAATAAAGTCGGTCTGGTTGGTTTCAAAGTTGCCCCCATTTGCCAAGGTGTAAGGAGTATTCCTGGCGGGCAGCACCGTAATATAATTTGTCCTGGTTTTGGTCTTGTCACCACCACCGCCATCTATACTCAGGCTTACGGTATAGGTTCCGGCTGCTGCATAGGTATGGGTAGGGTTGCGTGAAGTAGAGGTTTGAGCATCGCCAAAGTTCCAAGCCCAGGTAGAACCATTGAGTGAGTTATTGGCAAACTCTACTGGCATGCCAGCATAAGCTACCGTTTGTTTGGTAGAAAAATCTGCACTGGTAACCGTTGAAAAAATATTGGTAGTAAAAACGCCTCTTCCAAAAGTAGCCACTGCCACTGTTCCATCTGCACTACGGTAAGTAATCATGTCACAACGTACATTGGCCAAACCAGTGTTGGTAGGCTCCCATACTGGGCTACTTGCCGTAAAGTTGTCGGCAGACCATACGCCTACTTCAGTTGCTAAAAGTACCTCTGCTCTGTTGTTTGGGTTGTATAACCCCCACCTTACCGGCATATCGGGCAAGTTTCCGTTTTTGTTAGACCAGTTAGTCCCCCCATTGGTAGTTTCATAGACAGAGTTTACGCCGTAGTTGCTAAAGGTAGCCAACAACTGATTGTCACTGGCACCAACATCTATGCTTGAAATCCACCCACCGTGACTACCAGCATAAGTACCCGTGATTTCGGTCACACTTGGGTTGGCAGTATGCGCATTGTCAATTCTGTATATCTTGCCTTCACCATCAAATATGCGCACTCCCACAAACAAACGGTTTGCAGTATAAGGGGAGGCTTTGATGTGAGTGATTTGGCGATTGTTCATACTTAAGGTAAGCGTTTCCAGGTTGCCTGGGGTGCTGCTTATATTTTGAATTCGGGTAAGCTCATTTAAACCACCCGCAGCGTATAAAATATCAGCATTACTGTCGTATTCGGTTGGATTGATAAACCTACCCTTTGACGTTTCGTCCGAAATACTCTTGAAAGATTTTCCTCCATCCTGAGACAACCTATAGCTATTGTATACATAACTGGTGATCTGTATAGCTGAATTGTTTTGATCTATAAAACAGTAAGCCCCGTCTCCCCCAGTTACTTCATAGCCCGCACCTATACCTGCGTCGGTTGTTCTCAAAGAACCATTATCTTGAGCCCCTGCTATAAAGTAGTTGGAGTTTTTCTCATTTTTCATAGTTACACTATAAAAAGTGGTGACATTATAGTTTCTGTTTCTTTCAAAAAAAGTAGGGCTTGATGCTGTCACATCCTGAGATAAAAATACACCTCCATCGGTACCAATCAAAAGTTCATTGTTAAAGCCAGGCCTAAACATCATGGCATGTTGATCAGCGTGAGCGTAAGAGTCGGCCAGTGCTCCCACCCAATTAGTAATTCGTTCCCAGGTAACTCCACCGTCTACCGATCGGTTTACATCTATACCACCTGCAAACACTACATTGGGGTTGGTTGGGTGTACTGCCAAAATAAGGTCAAAAAAGGCTTGACCACGCGTAAAGTGAGCGTTTTGCTCGTTGCCAAGAGGGTCACGGTATTTAGGAATAGTAATATCCGTCCAGTTATCCCCACCATTTACCGACTTAACAAACCAAGCTACATCATTACTGCCAGCGCCTCCTTCAGCTACAGCATACACAATATTAGGGTTCGAGGGAGATACTGCAAGCTCTACCCTTATTCCTCCATCTTTTGGGGTAATTTTGGTCCAATTGATTCCATCATCAGTTGATTTATATATTTGCCCGTTTTTGGTAGCAGCAAACAGGTGATTGTTTGAAGCAAGTTCTACATCTGCACTAAATTCACTTAAAACACTTGTCCAGTTACTCCCTCCATCGGTCGACCTCATCAAACCTTTACCAGTGCTTGCCATAATAGTAGAGGTAGAGGTTACTACAATTTTTTGTACGTTGTGAAAATTTTCAACATTTGTGCTGGCCAGTTGCGTCCAATTGCTTCCTCCATCGGTCGATTTCCAAATACCGGCACCTCTAAACCTTCCTGTAAAACCAGGCCCTGTACCTACATAGAAAGTGTTTTTGTTTTGAGGGTCATAGGCAAGGGTTCCAATAGATAAGTTTGCCATAAAATTGTTGATGGCAGTCCAGGAAGAAGTAGGGCTCGTAATGTCATTGTTTACCCACAGCCCCCCAGCTACACTTCCTGCCCAGGCTTTTTTGCCTGTAGCATCATTAGGGTCAAACATCACTGCACGGGTACGCCCTGCAATGTTGTTTGGCCCTCTTTCTTGCCATTTTACCCCAGTAATGGCCTTTTGACGGGCCTTTCTACGCAACAGTTTTTTTGCATAGTTGTAGGCGGCTATTTTTCTATGGTTAGGTGGGTAACCTAGCTTAGGGTCTTCGGTCATTTCAAAGTTTTGCAAGGCAGCTAGGTCAGGTCGGTCACGCTTGGGCAGTTTTTTTATTTCTGCATAAGTCAAGTGTTTTACCTTTGCATATTTGGCGTGGTTAAGCGACAAATAACCCGACTTTTTTGGGGCTTTTGCCAACTTTGTTGTTGAGGCAATCGCCTGTTTTTGCAAAGTTTTTTGGGGGGCATTTGCTGAGTTTTCTACCCCAGGTTTTTTCGTTGTAGCTTGTTTTTGGGCAAGAGTCGCTTTTGCCTTGTCTGTTGTATCTTCAGTGGTGTCCGACTGAAGCTTGACATTATACAACACTACAAACGATAGGATTATAAGTGTGAATGTGAGTATGTACTTTTTCATAAAAAAATATTAAATGTGATGTGCATATACGAACTGAGCAGTGTTTTGGGGATGACTTGAATATACAAAAATATGAAATATTTTTTGGGATATATTTTTATCCGCCATACATGGTAGGCAAAAATACTAGGTTGGTTAATAGATAATACTAAAGAGGAGCCTGTTTAAGTACTTGACTATAAGTGTATTGTATTGGAATGCTTTTTTTTGGGAAAGTGCTTGTAAATTTTCAGGTTGTGTATTGCAACTAATGCCATTGAAACCTTAAAAAGAGCAGTAAACCGAGAAGATAGCTGGTAGAACAATGGTGCACCTTTGGGTGGTATAGGTAGTATAGCATTAATCTTTGTTACCACCTGTAATTGTACTTTTTTTGATACTTGTGTTATTTTTTAGGTTATAAATAGTAATAAAATCATCCTTACTTTTATTAGCAGGCATAATGCCAGGCACTAAAAACATTTCCAGTTGATAATCACTAAACCATTTCACATACCCGTTTTGCAAGTTATTTTCATAAACGGTTTTGTTACTTTGGGTCTCAAAAACAAAAAAATCAACTGTCTTTTGGGTTGATTTGACACTATTCCCTTTCTCTTTTTTGTAGCAAAGCACATAACTTTTACCAGGGCTGGGTATGTAGTGAGCAGATGCTCCGTATTTTTCTTCTCCTAATTTCTTCAAAGTCGCATTTTTTGGGTCGTCGTTTTTATTGGCAGAGGTACTTTTACATTGAAAAAAGAATAAGCCAAATAAGGTCACTAATGTAAGTAATAAATAAATACGCATAAGATAGATAAAAATTTAAACTGATAATTGAGTCGTAGCGCTTGCATAACCAGCCTCCCCTGTCGGGCATATAAGTAAAGTTAGTCAAAAAAATATCCCTGATGGCATAGATTTGAAAAGACTTGATCTATAAAATACCCTGTCTAACAATTGTAAAAGATGGCCAAAAAATAGCGTTGAATCCACCAGAGAATCTGAATGTATATAATGATCGTTATTAGGTGGCAGTTTTAATGGTTGCCAGGGCTGTAAAGCTGGCTTGGGTTGCTTCAGGGGACTGTTTGTCCAAAGAATAGATTATCTGTGAGCAATTCGAGTATTTATATTATATTTGTACAATGTTTTGTAAAAAGCATTAGTAATAGTAGATGTACCTGTTTTCTGTTTCCTGACAAAAAACCATTGCATGCTTTAACATCATTGTTGGGAAATAGACTGGGTAAATCTTAACTTTATTCTCTCTTGGTTGTGAAATTATAGGGAGGTTGTCAACATTTTTGAAACTTTTTATACGGATGAAATACAAACGCATACTTCTAAAACTAAGTGGGGAAGCATTGGCAGGTGAAAATCAAACCGGTATCGATGCCCAACGTCTTGAACAATACGCTCAGGAAATAGAAAAGGTAGTGCAGGAAGGCATTGAAGTTGCCATTGTGATCGGAGGAGGAAATATCTTTCGTGGCGTTGAAACTGTAGGTACCGGTATTGACCGTGTACAAGGTGACTACATGGGAATGTTGGCAACTGTAATCAATGGAATGGCTTTGCAGAGTTCTCTCGAAAGTCATGGGTTATTCACCCGATTAATGTCAGGAATCAAAATGGAACAGGTATGTGAACCATTTATCAAGCGTAGAGCTGTACGGCACCTGGAAAAAGGCAGGGTAGTGATATTTGGTGCGGGTATTGGTAGTCCGTATTTTACAACCGACTCAGCCGCAAGTTTGCGTGCGATTGAGATTGAGGCTGATGTGGTGCTAAAAGGCACTAAAGTAGATGGGGTGTATACCGCAGACCCCGAAACAGACTTGAATGCTACTCGTTTTTCTAACATTTCTTTTGAAGAAGTTTATAGCAAAGGACTCAATGTAATGGATATGACCGCATTTACCCTATGTAAAGAAAACGGTTTACCTATCATTGTTTTTGATATGAATACACCCGGTAACCTCTTGAAAGTTGTCAAAGGAGAGGAAGTCGGAACGCTTATTTCGGTAGATTAAGAAAGCAAACACTGGTATTGAAAAGTACCAGTGTTTGTTTCTATAGATCAGTGTAAACAAAAATAACTTTAAAATGGAAGAAGAGATACAAATGTATTTGGCAGAAGCCAAAGAGCTGATGGACAAAGCAGTGCAACATACCAACCACGAGCTAAATAAAATTAGAGCTGGTAAAGCAATGCCTAACATGCTTGATTCTATTCAGGTAGATTACTATGGGGCGCCTACTCCCTTAAATCAGGTAGCTTCTGTAACTGCACCTGATGCTCGTACATTAATGATTAGGCCTTTCGAAAAAAGTGTGATTGCTGGTATTGAAAAGGCGATTCGTGACAGCGACTTGGGTTTGAACCCTCAAAACGATGGCGAAAACATTCGCATCAATATTCCTGCACTTACCGAAGAACGCAGAAAACAACTGGTAAAGCAGGTAAAACAAGAAATTGAAAGCGGTAAAGTAAGCATTCGCAATGTGCGCAAAGACACCAATAACTCTTTGAAAGACTTGCAAAAAGAAGGCGCTTCAGAAGATGAAGTAAAACGTGCCGAAGAGTCTGTACAAAAACTCACCAATGATTTTACAAACAAGGTAGACGATCTGTACGAAAAGAAAGAAACTGAACTAATGACTGTATAATTGCAAAGGTTGTTATGACGTATCAAATAAAAAAAACCTGCAGAGTTTGAATCAAACCTGCAGGTTTTTTTATGTAATAGAATTTCTTGTCAAAGTATAACCTTATTCGTCGTCTGAGCCTTTGCTGCGTTTTTTGTCTACTTTACGCGGCTTGGGCATCATCCATTTGGTTTCTCGTGAGTTGTACTGTAGTTTGTTAGAACGGTTTCTTTTATAAGCCGGTGGGTTGACATTTCGTCTGCTAAACCCTCTCTTGAGTCGTCTTTTGCTGTAGTTGGCTGTTCTGCGGAAACTACGTGAGCGAGGAGCCCGATAAGAAGTTACTGAAGAACTACGCGGGGTATGAGGCCCTCTTCGACGCAGGCGATGGGTAGTCTTACCCATAAAAGACGATATTTTGCGGGCTTTTCGTGCCCGGTGAGCCTTTACGTTGACATAACGCATTCTTCCTCTAAACGAGCTTGCGTTGCCACGTCGCGATGCAATAGAGCTCCTTTTAGCTCTATAACTCATCACTCCTGATAGGCGTTTACTGCGTGCTGACATCTTTTTTCTTGATGACTTGCGCAACGTATAATTGCCTGTAAATTGGCTAAGTTTTTTAGGATTGTTTTTGCCACGGGCCTTTAGACGGTGTATGGCAAGAGAACGTTTGTTTCTTCGGCTTTTACTTACCCGGATATTACCCGTATAATTGGTCGTTTTTCGGTCATTTTGTTTTTTTACCTTTGTCCGAAAGCGAGAACGGTTTGGGTTTTTAAGTGTACGGTTATCTTCTTGCGCTACGCCCGAAAACCACCCGCCAGCCATCAGACTGAGAGTAACCAGGAGTTGTACGCTTCGTTTAAAAAATTTTTCTTGGACAGACATCGTTAATTTGGGTTAGATTACCCCAAGCCACCAAGGGTGGGGTATGTTTTTGTTAGTAACCTCGCAAGCCACGGTTAGACCTAGGATCTTTTTTAAAACCACGATGAGTACGTGTTTTATTCTTTTTGCCTTTTCTTCTCATTACCCTTTTGCTTTTCTTTACCAAGCCTGTTCTTTTGTCTCTTTTTACGCGTATGTAGGCTTGTTGCTTATCTAGTATTTTAAGGCTTTGTTTGCGTAGCTCAGCTGGAGTTTTTCCTCCGCTTTCAAACACTCTTACAGTTCCTCCGGCGGGACGTTCATAAGCAGGACATTGCGACCTTTGTGAACAAGAGGATACAAGTATACCTAATGTAATGATGAAGAAGTAAGTTCGTAGAAGTTTTTGAGCTAACATGACGGGGTGTTGTTTTAAAATAATGTGTTGTTCTAATAACGTTACATTACTCATGAACGTATATAATCC
This is a stretch of genomic DNA from Microscilla marina ATCC 23134. It encodes these proteins:
- a CDS encoding S8 family peptidase; its protein translation is MNTIFLRCFIVFILTIVTQLTAQAQTSKKLLEGQAYEARTFVVKLKPTAHQVVRTQSIYSGDFQQNLAQIKGQIQPIFSPPVASKSAVAPSNQARYIQANDVSLFYRVRYQSTLTVMEAIQQVKSSGLVEYGEPSYLHTIDNTPNDPSYHKQEAYIKKVQADLAWGITKGAADVVIAIIDTGIDIDHPDLADNIYINKGEIPGNKLDDDHDGLVDNYKGWDLIGSSLASPKPDNNPDIGNNGQEHGTHVAGIAGAIMNNHFGIAGIAPQCKLMIFKVSDDTPSDTIARGYEAIKYAADQGADIINVSWGRATNLHSKFEQEMIAYATQKGALVVTSAGNNSSNSSLQAPSTYQFVLSVASVDTQDVKSPISNYGLNTDISAPGEQIISTAANGRFETKRGTSMSSAVVAGAAALVKSKKPHLTGLQIGELLRVTSDNIDHLNKPAYQQQLGAGRLNILRALTAKPSPSIRTTQVLQLDEQDQVLNIRSVFTNLLTATNDLVKIKVTGDSRFFEVNTDQITTPNKLGTLESFDNNHQPLQLKFKPYVPRHWITTLTFSYSSGSYTATEHVTVKLRSNDYLTVEKNQLKVTLSDYGRIGTDENWNHLQGEGLVYKGKRLLLSAGLIIGKSSQQVVDAVLANNSPVGFHDHFIPAQKIKQVTLPRLADFEYEGVVTDAQAGNHQLGLQIKTRYYLWNKPPYDKFMVVEHTITNTSNTPHQNLYAGWFADWDLPTLHSIYPRNQARWDEVNRMGYVRSAESDEQEFAGIMLLTPDKQATYYAMVNRRFARPEEILSDGFSSADKFKTLSSGTSHNIAPLTGASDVSHVVGAGPFSLAPNQSTTVTFAFVVGDHLEDLIAQAKEVQQLYNGKSTLAPPTQLKNNLKILPNPNNGEFLVKTGGAQIKSVAIFDIKGRLVKQQFLVNDSKLKLSLGAATQGVYFIRMYTSDGYFTKKLIIK
- a CDS encoding PKD domain-containing protein yields the protein MKKYILTFTLIILSFVVLYNVKLQSDTTEDTTDKAKATLAQKQATTKKPGVENSANAPQKTLQKQAIASTTKLAKAPKKSGYLSLNHAKYAKVKHLTYAEIKKLPKRDRPDLAALQNFEMTEDPKLGYPPNHRKIAAYNYAKKLLRRKARQKAITGVKWQERGPNNIAGRTRAVMFDPNDATGKKAWAGSVAGGLWVNNDITSPTSSWTAINNFMANLSIGTLAYDPQNKNTFYVGTGPGFTGRFRGAGIWKSTDGGSNWTQLASTNVENFHNVQKIVVTSTSTIMASTGKGLMRSTDGGSNWTSVLSEFSADVELASNNHLFAATKNGQIYKSTDDGINWTKITPKDGGIRVELAVSPSNPNIVYAVAEGGAGSNDVAWFVKSVNGGDNWTDITIPKYRDPLGNEQNAHFTRGQAFFDLILAVHPTNPNVVFAGGIDVNRSVDGGVTWERITNWVGALADSYAHADQHAMMFRPGFNNELLIGTDGGVFLSQDVTASSPTFFERNRNYNVTTFYSVTMKNEKNSNYFIAGAQDNGSLRTTDAGIGAGYEVTGGDGAYCFIDQNNSAIQITSYVYNSYRLSQDGGKSFKSISDETSKGRFINPTEYDSNADILYAAGGLNELTRIQNISSTPGNLETLTLSMNNRQITHIKASPYTANRLFVGVRIFDGEGKIYRIDNAHTANPSVTEITGTYAGSHGGWISSIDVGASDNQLLATFSNYGVNSVYETTNGGTNWSNKNGNLPDMPVRWGLYNPNNRAEVLLATEVGVWSADNFTASSPVWEPTNTGLANVRCDMITYRSADGTVAVATFGRGVFTTNIFSTVTSADFSTKQTVAYAGMPVEFANNSLNGSTWAWNFGDAQTSTSRNPTHTYAAAGTYTVSLSIDGGGGDKTKTRTNYITVLPARNTPYTLANGGNFETNQTDFIGKSLLHGVNNWELGTPTGTLNTTASGSNAWKTGLTANIKNEAFSYASALYTPSFNFTSTAGAYKLKFKKSIKTKYCNAPIAMQVQYSTDGGKTWDILGSSKPTFGAVNWYNRGTFTGCNINRDIFPSLSQDGWTAATADGTINEQTEYDVSFLKGNTGVAFRFVVGVSAGSDPEDYEDGFMIDDFEIAFTDPIAEFEANNTVSYVNESVQFNYRSSGATSFNWDFGDGGTATTENPGHKYTNPGVYNVKLSINGSGGAKTTTKTGYVTVLPSKPSNYGLADGGNFDVNAQDFAAKNTAGTKFERGKSTVAGKDGTASGESAWVTGLSDNYIDDSRAHLYTPLFDFTYLGTYTLEFKAKHKFEDNWDGFIVEYTTDKGQTWFKLNNKQEEGWYNQISHPESIFGIRTPLFSGSTSGEFVTYATDLSFLGGNADGVAFRFVFLSDAATTDAGVALDDFVMTGPVAGPPVAGFTATNITGCAGQLVTFTNTSTGSITSLTWDFGANASPRTAVGVGPHQVVYLAQTATKNTVKLTANGSIVEQKVDLVSINPKHSPSLSTTVVDQNTVILNASAGDAYQWYKDDVAINGATSQTYTATVRGTYSVAVTIGGCTALSNRVPTSLHSTDFSKSIKAYPVPSLGKITVELNTSDIGQVQVNVTDLSGKVVFQTIFDKKSLTFKESLDLSGLSKGVYLLEIVTRKNKGLRRIAID
- the pyrH gene encoding UMP kinase produces the protein MKYKRILLKLSGEALAGENQTGIDAQRLEQYAQEIEKVVQEGIEVAIVIGGGNIFRGVETVGTGIDRVQGDYMGMLATVINGMALQSSLESHGLFTRLMSGIKMEQVCEPFIKRRAVRHLEKGRVVIFGAGIGSPYFTTDSAASLRAIEIEADVVLKGTKVDGVYTADPETDLNATRFSNISFEEVYSKGLNVMDMTAFTLCKENGLPIIVFDMNTPGNLLKVVKGEEVGTLISVD
- the frr gene encoding ribosome recycling factor codes for the protein MEEEIQMYLAEAKELMDKAVQHTNHELNKIRAGKAMPNMLDSIQVDYYGAPTPLNQVASVTAPDARTLMIRPFEKSVIAGIEKAIRDSDLGLNPQNDGENIRINIPALTEERRKQLVKQVKQEIESGKVSIRNVRKDTNNSLKDLQKEGASEDEVKRAEESVQKLTNDFTNKVDDLYEKKETELMTV